Proteins from a genomic interval of Candidatus Methylomirabilota bacterium:
- a CDS encoding tetratricopeptide repeat protein yields MVIRLHARPSRVALSSIMMLGFLFASWAALRPWVAQRTLSQSPVDQAARQALSLDPGNDRIQATLATLYHYSLFLRDYPAAIAAYQSLLRNNPLDSASWMHLGKLYERLDQIPEAERAFHIATDLGQSNSALLWEIAVAYLDQEQTPKALDTLGRFLSVTNNSSDLAKGYELARRLLSPEEVLNTLIPPNVPHYTNYANYLLDRNLGDQALAVWNRLAETATRTGESIDRDLQLRVVDLLMALDRLDEAHRVWTSLMVQTEPDAGPTTSNLVSNGSFERKSTIGRGFDWRIGGAPGVTWTFDYDTAYTGRRSLRLSFVKSRADFSNISQLIPVQPHSMYALQTHIKTDRLAGSKGITVEVIDSAEGILAKTDAVGEIRDWRPVTVKFQTSATARAVTLRVHVEPPPPYLPPLSGSAWIDNVSLTKVE; encoded by the coding sequence ATGGTAATTCGCCTGCACGCGCGACCATCGCGAGTCGCACTCTCCAGCATAATGATGCTTGGCTTTCTCTTCGCCTCATGGGCCGCCCTGCGGCCTTGGGTCGCCCAAAGAACTTTAAGCCAAAGCCCGGTCGACCAGGCAGCCCGTCAGGCGCTCTCGCTCGATCCTGGTAACGACCGCATTCAGGCCACGCTCGCGACACTGTATCACTACAGCCTGTTTCTCAGAGATTACCCTGCGGCGATCGCTGCCTACCAGTCACTCCTGCGCAACAATCCGCTCGACAGCGCCTCCTGGATGCATCTCGGCAAGTTGTACGAGAGGCTCGATCAAATACCGGAGGCCGAACGAGCATTCCACATCGCTACAGATCTAGGCCAGAGCAACTCAGCACTTCTCTGGGAGATTGCTGTTGCGTATCTGGACCAGGAACAGACCCCCAAGGCGTTGGACACATTAGGTCGGTTTCTTTCAGTCACGAATAACTCCTCCGATCTCGCAAAAGGGTACGAACTGGCGCGCAGACTCCTCTCTCCAGAGGAGGTGCTGAATACGTTAATTCCGCCCAATGTTCCTCACTACACAAACTATGCGAATTATCTGCTCGATCGCAACCTCGGCGATCAGGCTCTCGCGGTGTGGAACCGGCTCGCAGAAACGGCTACCCGCACCGGTGAGTCGATAGACCGGGACCTTCAGCTCCGGGTGGTCGATCTGCTGATGGCTTTGGATCGGCTTGACGAGGCGCACCGCGTGTGGACCAGCCTCATGGTGCAGACAGAACCCGACGCGGGCCCCACGACATCGAATCTTGTGTCCAACGGCAGCTTTGAGCGCAAATCGACAATCGGTAGAGGATTCGATTGGAGGATTGGGGGCGCACCGGGAGTTACCTGGACCTTTGACTATGACACTGCCTACACGGGGCGCCGATCCCTCAGACTCTCGTTTGTAAAAAGTCGCGCTGACTTCTCAAACATCTCACAACTCATCCCGGTTCAGCCCCATTCCATGTACGCCCTCCAGACCCACATCAAAACTGATAGATTGGCCGGGTCGAAGGGGATCACTGTTGAGGTAATCGATTCCGCTGAGGGGATCCTGGCCAAAACCGATGCGGTCGGAGAGATACGGGACTGGCGTCCCGTTACGGTGAAATTCCAAACATCAGCTACCGCCAGGGCCGTCACACTCAGAGTCCATGTCGAACCTCCCCCTCCCTATCTTCCCCCGCTCTCCGGGTCGGCATGGATCGATAACGTCTCTCTAACCAAGGTGGAGTGA
- a CDS encoding DnaJ domain-containing protein, whose protein sequence is MPRATPNHGAFDSNDAGCLQLIEALADGNPVPDTSTICPDRQRLIALLAEISKGERSELFQNIRQVAERRRLSAQEIASRAAFLLACLDTPGADDPYTILGVDSTATSQEIKEVWLNRLTLYHPDRHPENSDWFTRQTARLNEAYYTLKDPARRQAYDERRRRELLVRHQSGPFAIPHASSAPPLMPSQSPRLPRYRTPVFIAAALVAAVGLAVMVLFGRHSEGPQLYLETVQPMAAVTLPSSAPINGPPPGRLTRGRPLSLDASATPPLDHQPEQRRTKHIDQVSLPSVLPAGQPDSSHDPIVSERSAANPTLLAQALPPIMPEPKALDRQEIDALLDEYVDAYEKADVERVMAILSTQVREKGTMDYQAIRNAYIKGFAGRDQIIYRVKNVQVVIKGEQATVTAQYLILARNAAHSSKGTTVSGRIEWKIQREGDKLKIVSINY, encoded by the coding sequence ATGCCACGCGCAACGCCGAACCACGGGGCTTTTGACTCGAATGACGCGGGTTGCCTTCAACTGATCGAAGCGTTAGCCGACGGCAATCCGGTTCCTGATACATCTACTATCTGTCCGGACAGGCAGCGACTCATCGCCCTTCTCGCAGAGATCAGCAAGGGGGAGCGATCGGAGCTTTTCCAGAATATCCGACAGGTAGCAGAGCGTAGACGGCTCTCCGCGCAAGAGATCGCCTCCAGGGCGGCCTTTCTCCTCGCCTGCCTGGATACCCCTGGCGCCGATGACCCGTATACCATCCTTGGGGTCGATTCGACCGCAACGAGTCAGGAGATCAAGGAGGTCTGGCTCAATCGCCTGACTCTCTATCATCCGGATCGCCATCCGGAAAATAGTGACTGGTTCACGCGACAAACGGCGCGTTTGAACGAGGCATACTACACTCTGAAAGACCCCGCGCGTCGGCAGGCGTACGATGAGCGAAGACGCCGCGAGCTGCTTGTGCGGCATCAAAGCGGCCCCTTCGCGATCCCTCACGCTTCGTCCGCACCGCCTCTCATGCCGTCTCAGTCTCCGCGCCTGCCGCGCTATCGAACGCCGGTATTTATTGCGGCTGCATTAGTGGCGGCAGTTGGGTTGGCTGTGATGGTGCTGTTCGGTCGCCATTCCGAAGGACCGCAGCTATATCTCGAGACCGTTCAGCCCATGGCCGCGGTCACCCTTCCATCCTCTGCCCCCATCAATGGTCCTCCACCCGGAAGACTGACGCGAGGGAGACCCCTTTCGCTCGATGCGTCCGCTACCCCTCCCCTGGATCACCAACCGGAGCAGAGGCGCACGAAGCACATAGATCAAGTCTCCCTGCCTTCCGTACTCCCAGCAGGTCAACCCGACTCTTCCCACGACCCGATCGTCTCTGAACGTTCAGCAGCAAATCCGACACTACTGGCCCAGGCTCTCCCACCAATTATGCCTGAGCCGAAGGCTCTGGATCGACAGGAGATCGACGCCTTGCTCGACGAATATGTTGACGCCTATGAAAAGGCCGACGTGGAACGCGTGATGGCCATCCTCTCGACTCAGGTTCGAGAGAAGGGAACCATGGATTACCAGGCCATCCGTAACGCCTACATAAAAGGATTTGCCGGACGAGACCAGATCATCTATCGGGTGAAGAACGTGCAGGTCGTGATTAAAGGCGAGCAGGCCACCGTAACTGCGCAGTACTTGATCTTAGCGAGGAATGCCGCTCATTCCTCAAAAGGGACCACCGTATCGGGGCGTATCGAATGGAAGATCCAGCGGGAGGGCGACAAGCTCAAGATTGTATCAATCAATTATTAG
- a CDS encoding NAD(P)/FAD-dependent oxidoreductase, whose amino-acid sequence MYDVLIIGGGPAGLYAAYCLAKAGRSVAVFEEHPEIGSPVHCTGLVASESFTRFDVPQQANRAALRRARFHSPGGYVLSVTSEKDETVVLDRSAFDRGLADQALAAGAEIFLDHRVEALRRLRRNLVARTSNGRGTGRLVRGRLGIVATGASYGLHRGLGLRLPDRFVYGVQVEVEFEETSEVEVYFGNEVAPESFAWVVPFTQQGVTKAKIGVLASGDAVRYLTRFLRSPLVASRVRPGCIWPYARRPVPVWPLSETFADRVLVIGDAAGLAKPTTGGGVYYSLLSAELAAATVGEALDAGDGSARFLSRYQAAWRTALGSEIRTGALFRIFASQLSDAQIDEAFQLVAREPMAKLIRNHASFNWHKSTIQALWRNSATRGFLWRALVKRGGQMIGVLRPSTGVYPVIKHPEKNAAVD is encoded by the coding sequence ATGTATGATGTCTTAATCATTGGGGGCGGGCCGGCAGGGCTCTATGCGGCCTATTGCCTGGCCAAGGCAGGACGAAGCGTGGCGGTCTTTGAGGAGCACCCGGAAATCGGGAGTCCCGTACATTGCACGGGGCTGGTGGCCTCGGAGAGCTTTACACGGTTTGATGTGCCCCAGCAGGCGAACCGTGCAGCACTGCGACGCGCTCGATTTCATTCTCCCGGTGGGTACGTCCTTTCTGTGACCTCGGAAAAAGACGAGACGGTTGTGCTGGACCGGTCAGCGTTTGACCGGGGGCTCGCAGACCAGGCGCTCGCGGCGGGCGCCGAGATCTTTTTAGATCACCGAGTTGAGGCGCTTCGCCGGCTCAGAAGGAACCTGGTGGCCCGAACCTCTAACGGTCGCGGCACGGGGCGGCTGGTTCGTGGACGACTTGGCATCGTGGCCACCGGTGCGTCTTATGGACTTCACCGGGGGCTCGGACTTCGGTTGCCTGATCGCTTTGTCTATGGCGTCCAGGTTGAGGTCGAGTTCGAAGAGACCTCCGAGGTAGAGGTGTACTTTGGAAATGAGGTGGCGCCTGAATCGTTCGCGTGGGTCGTGCCCTTCACGCAGCAAGGGGTGACCAAGGCCAAGATCGGGGTCCTGGCATCCGGGGATGCCGTGCGATACCTGACCCGCTTCCTTCGATCGCCACTGGTTGCGTCCAGAGTCCGACCAGGCTGTATCTGGCCGTATGCGCGCCGACCCGTCCCTGTGTGGCCGCTTTCAGAGACCTTCGCCGACCGCGTGCTGGTGATCGGGGATGCTGCCGGCCTCGCCAAACCGACGACCGGCGGAGGAGTCTATTACAGCTTATTGAGCGCGGAGCTTGCGGCTGCCACCGTTGGCGAGGCGTTGGATGCGGGGGATGGTTCTGCCCGGTTCTTGAGCCGGTATCAGGCTGCCTGGCGCACCGCCCTCGGATCAGAGATCCGGACGGGGGCGCTGTTCCGAATCTTTGCATCTCAGCTCTCTGATGCGCAGATTGACGAGGCCTTTCAATTGGTCGCTCGAGAGCCGATGGCCAAGCTTATCCGTAACCACGCTTCATTTAACTGGCATAAGAGCACCATCCAGGCTCTCTGGCGCAATTCGGCTACGCGTGGATTTTTATGGCGGGCCTTAGTGAAACGTGGCGGGCAGATGATTGGCGTGCTGCGACCCTCCACGGGAGTTTATCCCGTCATCAAGCATCCAGAGAAGAATGCTGCGGTAGACTGA
- a CDS encoding sugar transferase — protein MKSWDRTDRRNRAKQLFDLVVSGVGLLASLPLWGGIAVAIKWEDGGPIFFRDLRVGQDGERFTVLKFRTMVRDADNLFGPRQAIEDDPRVTRVGRLLRATAMDELPQLWNIFRGEMSFVGPRALRPGEIEVRGADGGTVTPLEQIPGYWQRHVVRPGLTGIAQIFADRDIPSRQKFRYDLLYIRRRSFWLDIRLVAISFWVTFRGRWEVRGAKF, from the coding sequence ATGAAGAGCTGGGATCGGACAGACAGACGAAATCGCGCTAAGCAATTGTTCGATCTGGTAGTGTCCGGCGTTGGACTGCTGGCATCACTTCCGCTTTGGGGCGGGATCGCGGTTGCCATCAAGTGGGAGGATGGCGGACCGATTTTTTTTCGGGACCTCCGTGTAGGACAGGACGGGGAGCGCTTCACGGTGTTGAAATTCCGTACCATGGTGCGTGACGCAGATAACCTTTTCGGTCCGCGTCAGGCGATTGAGGACGACCCACGGGTCACGCGAGTGGGAAGGTTGCTGCGAGCGACGGCGATGGACGAGTTGCCTCAGCTCTGGAACATCTTTCGGGGGGAGATGAGTTTTGTGGGCCCGCGGGCGCTCCGGCCGGGAGAGATTGAGGTGCGAGGTGCCGATGGGGGGACAGTGACGCCATTGGAGCAGATCCCAGGATATTGGCAACGGCACGTTGTTCGACCTGGGCTTACGGGGATCGCGCAGATTTTTGCAGATCGGGATATTCCCAGCCGTCAGAAGTTCCGGTATGACCTCCTGTACATCCGGCGACGAAGCTTCTGGCTGGACATCCGATTAGTGGCGATCTCGTTCTGGGTGACCTTTCGAGGGCGCTGGGAAGTACGGGGCGCAAAGTTCTAG
- the gmd gene encoding GDP-mannose 4,6-dehydratase — MLKVALITGITGQDGSYLAELLLTKGYTVHGLVRRASSFHTDRIDHLYQDPHDPKATLFLHYGDLADSGQLTNLFYEVKPDEVYHLGAQSHVRVSFDMPDYTGDVTGLGTVRLLEAIRRSGVRCRLYQASSSEMFGDAPAPQSEVTPFQPRSPYAAAKVYAHWMVHNYREGYGLFACNGILFNHESPRRGETFVTRKITRAVAAIKAGRQQALYLGNLDAQRDWGYAPEYVELMWRMLQMEAPQDFVFGTGETHSVREFVEAAFEYAGLDWREHVKLDLRYLRPTEVELLKADPSRVKRQLGWEAQVRFTDLVRIMVDADLDAAGLPAIGEAKYASTEGRFGWLRRP; from the coding sequence ATGCTGAAGGTGGCCCTCATCACCGGCATCACGGGTCAGGACGGCTCGTATCTGGCTGAGCTTCTGCTCACCAAAGGCTACACGGTCCATGGGCTGGTCCGGCGGGCGAGTTCGTTTCACACGGATCGAATTGATCACCTTTACCAGGACCCGCATGACCCGAAGGCGACGCTCTTCCTCCATTACGGCGACCTTGCCGACTCAGGCCAGCTCACGAACCTCTTCTACGAGGTCAAGCCCGATGAGGTCTACCACCTGGGCGCCCAAAGTCACGTCCGAGTCAGCTTCGATATGCCCGACTACACCGGCGACGTCACGGGCCTCGGTACGGTGCGCCTCTTGGAGGCGATCCGCAGAAGCGGGGTGCGTTGCCGGCTCTACCAGGCTTCGAGCAGCGAGATGTTTGGTGATGCGCCGGCGCCGCAGAGCGAAGTCACCCCGTTTCAGCCGCGCAGCCCGTACGCGGCGGCCAAAGTCTACGCCCACTGGATGGTGCATAACTATCGGGAAGGCTACGGGCTCTTTGCCTGTAACGGGATTCTGTTCAATCACGAGTCGCCCAGGCGCGGCGAGACCTTTGTCACGCGCAAGATCACCCGTGCCGTGGCGGCGATCAAGGCCGGGCGCCAGCAGGCGCTCTATCTCGGCAACCTCGATGCCCAGCGCGACTGGGGCTATGCGCCAGAGTACGTAGAGCTGATGTGGCGGATGCTGCAGATGGAGGCGCCGCAGGACTTTGTCTTCGGCACAGGCGAGACCCATTCCGTCCGCGAATTCGTGGAGGCGGCGTTCGAGTATGCGGGTCTCGACTGGCGCGAGCATGTGAAGCTGGATCTGCGCTATCTTCGCCCGACGGAGGTTGAGTTGCTCAAGGCAGACCCATCGCGGGTAAAGCGACAACTCGGCTGGGAGGCGCAGGTGCGATTTACCGACTTGGTCCGAATCATGGTCGATGCGGACCTCGATGCGGCAGGCCTGCCGGCCATCGGGGAAGCCAAGTATGCGTCTACTGAGGGACGTTTTGGCTGGCTGCGGAGACCGTGA
- a CDS encoding glycosyltransferase family 4 protein has product MPHLLVFNRSYYPDLGATGQLLTELCEDLVAHYGWEVTVVAGPPTVSLNGTNGSDNGTEGAGWSLVRQEAVRGVAVVRAAGTRLPKARFAGRAANYVSYFASATLAGGWARRPDVVMSLTDPPILGLAALAWARRWRVPFVFLCQDIFPEVARLLDDFRSPTIERALERVNRLLVHRATRVVALGETMKERLVSLRRADPAKVAVIHNWGDRAALGGGARDSAFAREHGLIGRFVVMHAGNLGLSQGLESLVDAAVLLAPECPKLELIFVGDGAKRVGLEARAQRVGARNIRFLPFLPRERMRESYGAADLFVISLKPGLSGFIVPSKLYSILAAGKPYVAAVDDESEVAAITRQQGCGLLAAPDDAGSLAARLRTLYGDRALLERLAANARKASEAFDRPVAVRAYHELLTGLVSGRQ; this is encoded by the coding sequence ATGCCGCACCTGCTTGTCTTTAATCGCTCCTACTACCCGGACCTGGGAGCAACGGGTCAGCTCCTCACCGAGCTGTGCGAGGACCTTGTTGCCCACTACGGCTGGGAGGTGACTGTCGTGGCCGGCCCTCCGACCGTCAGTTTGAATGGCACGAACGGGTCCGACAACGGTACAGAGGGGGCAGGCTGGAGTCTGGTGCGACAAGAAGCTGTGCGCGGCGTCGCCGTCGTACGCGCTGCTGGGACCAGACTTCCCAAGGCGCGGTTCGCCGGGCGGGCGGCGAACTACGTGTCATACTTTGCCTCCGCGACGCTGGCCGGCGGATGGGCGCGCCGACCGGATGTCGTGATGAGTCTGACCGACCCGCCGATCCTTGGGCTGGCCGCCCTGGCGTGGGCCCGACGGTGGCGGGTCCCGTTCGTCTTTCTCTGTCAGGATATCTTCCCTGAGGTGGCGCGGCTGCTTGATGACTTTCGCAGCCCTACGATCGAGCGGGCGCTGGAGCGTGTGAACCGCCTCCTGGTTCACAGGGCCACGCGGGTAGTCGCGCTCGGTGAGACGATGAAGGAGCGGCTTGTGTCGCTGCGGCGGGCGGACCCGGCGAAGGTCGCCGTGATCCACAACTGGGGTGACCGTGCCGCGCTGGGCGGGGGAGCACGCGACAGCGCCTTTGCACGGGAACACGGGCTTATCGGCCGGTTCGTCGTGATGCATGCGGGTAACCTTGGCCTGAGTCAGGGACTCGAATCCTTGGTGGACGCGGCGGTACTGCTCGCGCCGGAGTGTCCGAAGCTCGAATTGATCTTTGTCGGAGATGGGGCGAAGCGGGTCGGGCTCGAAGCTCGGGCTCAGAGGGTTGGAGCCAGGAACATCCGCTTCCTGCCGTTCCTGCCCAGGGAACGAATGCGGGAGTCGTACGGCGCTGCGGATCTGTTCGTCATCTCGCTCAAACCTGGCCTCTCCGGCTTCATCGTCCCCTCGAAGCTTTACTCGATCCTCGCGGCTGGAAAGCCGTATGTGGCGGCGGTAGACGACGAGTCGGAGGTGGCAGCGATTACGCGACAACAGGGTTGCGGCCTGCTTGCGGCGCCAGACGATGCGGGTTCGCTGGCCGCTCGACTGCGGACGCTGTACGGCGACCGGGCGCTGCTGGAGCGCTTGGCGGCCAACGCTCGGAAGGCCTCTGAGGCTTTCGATCGGCCGGTTGCGGTGCGGGCCTATCACGAACTTCTCACTGGCCTCGTCAGCGGCCGGCAGTAA